CCAAGAGAAAAATACAAATACCCTTCCACCTAGAGCTGGATTCATCCAGTTATTACCTAAACCACCAAATGCTCCTTTTACAATAAATATTGCAAAAAACGAAGCACCTAAAGGAACATAGATCCAGGCTAAACCTGGCATTTGAGGAGGCATATTTAATCCAATTAAAAGTCCTGTTAAAAATGCACTACCATCCCACAAGGATGATTTATTATAAATTTTATTTAATATAAATTCAGCAAACGTTGCTGAAACAATTGAAACTAATACAATCCATAGGGAGGAGAGCCCAAACATAGCAACACCCCAAACTAAGGCCGGGATTAGTGCCAATGAAACACTCCACATTACCGTTAGTGTAGAGTCACCATTATGAAACTGGGGACTCGACGTTATAACTAATTTATCCTTCACTACTTAGCTCCCTTACTTCTTCTTACGATTGATTTACCAGATCTAAACTGTTGCACTAAAAATAGATGGGCAGGACAATTGTAGGCACAGGAGCCGCACTCTACACAATCGTTTAACCCCTCATCCAATGCTTCATCATATTTATTATGGTCAATAAGTTTATATAATTTTGATGGTAATAACCCCATAGGACAACCATCGACACATCTTCCACACTTTAAACAGTTAGTAGTTTTAGCAGCATTAACCTCTTTTTTAGTTAAAGCAAGAATCCCCGATGTTCCCTTTGTAATAGGCACATCTAGATCAAAAACAGTGAAACCCATCATCGGACCACCAAAAATAACCTTTGATGGCTCTTCAATTAACCCACCACACTCTTCTATTAAAGATTTTGCAGTTGAACCAACTCGAACTCTATATACACCAGGTTTTTTAACTGCTCCACCAGCTATAGTAACAAAACGTTCAACTAGTGGTCTATTTAAACATACTGCCTCATAAATAGCATAAACTGTAGAAACATTAAGATTAATTACTCCAACAGATAGGGGTAATTTACCACTTGGAATTTCCTTACCAATTATTGCTCTAACTAAATTCTTCTCAGCTCCCTGGGGATACTTATTTTTTAATAATACAACACTTGCATCTAGGGACTCTTCTTTAAAAGTATTAGTTAATAACTCCCCTGCATCTTTTTTATTTACTTCCATTCCCACATATATATTTTTTGGGTCTAGAATTTTCTTTAAGATTTTAAGTCCAGTTGTTATCTCTTTACTATATTCAAGCATTAATACATGGTCACTAGAGAGATAGGGTTCACACTCTGCAGCGTTTATTATTAAATGCTCAAGTTCCACACCCTCTGGAAGGGTTAATTTAACATGAGTTGGAAATGTTGCTCCACCTAATCCAACTATACCTTGTCTTTTTATTATGTCAACTAATTCACTTTTATCTAATCCTTCCCAGGAACTTACTTCTAAGGGTTTACCTAACCTGGTAAATTCACCCTTTGTTTCTATAACAACTGCAGGACTAACTCGTCCACTTGGAAGATAGACATCTTTTATCTCTATAACTTCCCCGGGTATTGGTGTATGGATATTTGCCGAAACAAAACCAACAGATTCACCAATAAGATCTTCTTCTTTTACAATGTCTCCTACTTTAACAACGCATTTTGCAGGAGCACCAATGTGTTGAGATAGAGGTATAATAGCAATAGATGGAATTGTTGCATTTAAATCATCCTTACTATACATTGAATTTTTTCTATGTGGAGGATGTATCCCCCCTTTTGGAAAACTCTTTAACTTCATAAAACAACCTAATATTTTAGTTTTTTATCTCTGCCTTTCTTAAAAAAGAAAGATGAAAAGAACATACATATGGCTAATATACCTACATACGTATACTCTTTACTATTAGTATACAGAGAAAGAAGGGAATTTAATTCCAGTTTAAAAGGCCTACCGTAATCTTTATAAAATCTACCTAGGGCTGTTGTATCACAATATGATAGAAATTCACTTAAATAATCATCATCATAGGTAAATACAACCTTCTCATTTCTGGAAAGATAATAATCTTCTCTTTTGAACTCATCTATTGTAACAGAATTTCCATATGTTGGGAATAAATATTTGTCACCATATAAAAAGCTTTTTTGGTAAGCATAGTGGGTAAAATAATTACTTATGTTTGGAGTCGATTCATCAAAACTATTTTCTAGGTTTTCATACCCAAACCCTGTCTCTTCAAGGGGTATAGGAGTATAAAGAGTATTAGATAAGTCTATAAATATTGGGAAAAAACTAGGTAAAATAAAGAGAATTGTTCCAAGAAGGACTCTAATAATACCTATATTATTTCTTTTTATATATCTATTACTAAAGGATATAGACTCAACTATCATTATTATTAAAAAGTAACCAATAAAAAAAACAGAATACTTATATAGGGAGGATGCATCCATATATAGATAAGCAATTACACCGGATAAAATAGAGATAATGACTCTTGTTCTACACCCAAAACCAAATAGAAGTAATAGTAAAATGAAGCTTAAATAGTTTAAGACTACCCTCATAAATAGAGGATCTCCAACCTTATATGGTATTGCATTTTGCTCAAAGGCTTTATATATATTATAAATTGAAAAGATATTTGTCCTATCTAGTTTTACATACATGATCGGTTTATTATCATCTTTTGTTCTAAACAATGAGTTTAAATTTGATATATAGGGAGTATTCCTATAATCATTCTTATCTAATAAAGAGGATATATCTTTTAATCCCCTCTCTTCTAAATCAATATAGTTATTTATTCCAATAGAGATACCGTCTTCGTAAATTATTCCATTAAAGCCTAATTTACCTAGAGTATCTAAGGCCTTAACAACATCCTCATCCCTATCTAAGATAATTGGAGTATAACTCCCCCAATTGTGATTATTTATTTTTCTATTAAAAAATAAAATTGAGACGATTACAAACAGTATAACTAGTAATATTTTAAAGAGTGTTTTGATCATAGGTTAGTTTCATGTATTGGGTCGCCATTTGTCAATAGTTTATTTAGAAAAGGTGGTTGACCAATTAGCAGTGTAATAAGTATGTTTTTAAGGTGAATAAAGATAAATATGAATACTTTACAATTGCTGAGAATGACTCAGACAAACGTATAGATAGTGTTATAAGAAGATTCTTGCCACTAATGCCTCTTAAAAACATATTCAAAAGCATTAGATCAGGGGACATAAGGGTCAATAATTTAAAAGTAAAACAGAATCACAAACTTAAGATTGGAGACACTATAGCAATATACAAACCCTATCTACAGCAAAAAAAGACTGATACTAAAAATGTCGTAAAAGAAATCGATAAAGATAGAGTAATTTATGAGAATAGAGATATTTTAATTTATAATAAACCTAGAGGAGTATTAGTCCACGGCGAGAAGAATAGCCTGGATTTCCAAATTAGAAACTACCTAAAGGATAAAGTAGAAGAGAGTCTATCATTTTCCCCAGGTCCACTACATAGATTAGACAGAAATACCCAGGGATTAATAGCCTTTAGTGTATCTCTTAATGGTGCAAGGGAGTTTACTAACCTATTAAAAAACGGAGGTATAAGAAAATTCTATATTGCAGTTGTTGATGGTATACATAGTAAAAAAGAGGTATGGAAAGACTCTATAAGCAGAAACGAGATGGAAAATAAGAGTTATGTAACTAGTGAGGGGAAAATTTCAGAGACAATATTCAAACCAATTTTTTCAAAGGATAACTACACTATAGCTCTATTGGAGATAAAAACAGGACGGACCCACCAAATAAGAGTACAGTGTTCAGCCCACAATAAACCACTTACAGGTGATATTAAATACAATAAAAATACAAAATATAAAAAATACTATTTAAGTGCTATTTCATTATCATTTGTTAAAAAAAGTGATATTATTGATATAAATAATATAAGTATGCCTTTTTCCAAAATTTCAGATAGTTTAATTTCAAACTTATTTACTAGTCTAGAAATTAAAAATATTGATATGCTTATACAGAAGGAGCTAGAAAGAGTATGAATATTTTAAAATCTTTTAAATGGCGCCTTAAAGGTGTAAAAGTTTATGCGTTAGTAGGTAGAAGTGGGACAGGAAAAAGTTTCAGAGCCGGATTAGTTGCAAAAAAAAATCAAATAGAGCTAATGATAGACGATGGTTTATTAATTCATAACGAAAAGATAATTGCTGGAAAGTCAGCAAAAAAAGAAGACGCTTATATGGGAGCTATAAAAACAGCACTATTTGATAATCCCACCCATAAAGAAGAGGTAAAATCTAAATTACAAAGCACCAAGTTTAAAAAAATACTATTAATTGGAACATCAAATAAGATGGTTGCTAAAATAGCACAGAGGTTAGAACTCCCGGAAATTTCAACATATGTACAAATAGAGGATGTAGCAAGTAAAGAGGAGATAGAGACTGCAATAAACTCAAGAACAAGGGAGGGTAAACATGTTATACCAGTTCCTTCAATTGAAGTTAAAAGGGATTATGCCCACATTTTTTACGACTCTATAAAAGTCTTCTTCTCTAGAAAAAAAACTAAAAACTTTGTGGAAAAGTCAGTAGTTAGACCTATGTTTAATAAGAGAGAAAAAGGGGCTGTAACTATATCAGAGGCTGCTTTAAGCCAAATGGTACTACACTGTGTAGATGAACATAGTGGAAATGTTAAGGTAAAAAAAATAACTGTCTCCCAAAATCAAGCAGGTTTTAATATTGGTATTTTTGTTAATGTCTCCTTTGGAGAGCAACTATCTGGAAATTTCCACTCGTTACAAAAATATATTACAGAGAGCATAGAGAGATTAACTGGTATTATTATTAATCAGGTTGATATAACAATAGATCAAGTTTCCCATAAATAGGTATTATATGAAAAAAATATTACTTCTAATTATTACAGTTCAATACTCAATTTTTTCCCAGGACTTATTAATAAAAACATCGGATAACTATAATTTTAGTTATGAATCCTCAGTTCAAAACATAGAAGAGATAGTAACAAAGTGTGAATCTTTTAATAATTTTATTAATAAAGAATTAAAACTAAGTAGGGACATAGGCTTAAGGGATATCCTTGTTTTTAAGACAAAGACTTCATATAATTACTACCTGCAAAGTATTGGAGTAAAAGAGAGAGAAGACTATATTTTAATTCAATATAGTAATAATAGTTCTAAATTAATAATTTATTTAGATGACGAGGATCCAAATAAGAGTCTAAATTACCACTTAATTCTACAATATATGGCTTTTTATGCTTCAGATGCTCCATACTGGTTTACTATAGGTATTTCTACCTATTATGAGTGTAGTAATCGTAGTAATTGGATAGACCTTCTACAAAGGACAAATAATAAAGAAAATATTTTTACAACACTTTTAAACTCAGATAGGGAGAGTATAAAACCCTACCATTCATGGATAGTTATTGATTTTTTAATTAATAGTAAGGATAAAGGATACAATAGACTACTATGGGATACTCTATCCTATATTAAGTATAGCGATCAAGAAAATAAAGAACTAATTATAAATAGAAACTTCTCAACCTATAAACTAGATAAAGACCTATATGCCTACTTATTAGAACAGAAGGGTTATGAAGAGTATATGAATATTGGTATTGACCAGTATCAAAATAAAGAGTTTGAAAAAGCTATCAAAAACTTTCTTTTAGCTCTTAAATTAGAAGAGAATCAATATAGTCCTGAGTACTATTTAGCCCTCTGTTATAGTCAGTTAGAAGATTACAACAGATCCAATTCACACTTTACACTATCCTTAGATAAAGGAGCCCCTAAGGATGTAGTTTACTACTCTATAGGTATTAACTACTTTAAAGAGAGGAATTTTAAGCAGGCTAAAAAATATTTAGATGAGATTGAGGATAAGATGTATATTAAAATGGCAGAAGAAGTACTTAATGAAATCAGAAAATATTGACATTCTAGAATGGAATATATTTAGAGATATAGAGGTAAAAACCGGTATTACAACTAGAAGGGGTGGTTTTAGTAACCCTCCCTTTGACTCTCTGAATCTAGCAAAACATACAGGTGATAACATAGAATATGTGGATAAAAACAGAGAGATTTTATGCAATAAAATAGGTTCAGAAAAATCAAGTTATACCAGCGGTATCCAAGTTCATGGGGATAATATACACCTTGTTGATAGTAGTAATAAGGGCTTAAATAATTTTGAGTGTGACGCTTTAATTACAAGGGATAAAAATATTCTTTTAAATATCTTTGTAGCAGACTGTGTGCCAATTGTTGTCTATGATAAGGCGAAGAGTATTGGTGCTGTTTGCCATTGTGGATGGAAGGGTAGTAAAAAAAAATTACTAAAGAAAGTTATTTACTTTCTTATTGATAATTATAACTCTTATAGATCTGATATATTAATTGGTATAGGTCCATCAATTGGGCCATGTTGTTATAATGTATCAAAGGACCTTTTTGAGAGTTTTAAAACTAAGAAAATGGAAGGTTTTGTTAAAAAAAACAGCTATTACTTAGATCTTAAACTGATAAATAAAAACCAAGCCCTAAGTGTAGGTATTCCAGATGATAACATTGAAATTATGGATTATTGTACTTCTTGTAACAATAATTTGTTTTATTCATTTAGAAAGGAAGGAGAATCATCTGGTAGATTCTCCTGCTTCTTAGAAATTACTTCTTAAATAGTTTAGTTATCTTACTAAATATGCCACTGTTTTTTGGTTTTACATCACTCTTTGTAACCTTACTATTTGAAGGTGTTGATTTATTAGTTGTCACTTTAAAATCTTCGCCATACTTTTTCTTATAATAAGCAATTCGATCTTCAACCTTTGATTCAGATGAGACTCTTTTTATTCCATCCATTGGCTTAGAGTTAGGTTTCTTCTTAACGTAGTCATTTCTCTTTTTATTTGGCTTATTACTATTTTTGTTTTTAGTGTAATTACTATTTTGAGGATGTTTCTTTTTACTACTTTTTTTTGTATCTTTTTCAAAATCAACATCTAGGGAGTTAGTTCCAGAAACATTCATAACTCGACTTCTAAGTCGTTTTAATCGCTCTTCTTCAGTCTCATTATTACGTTTTTTATTAAAGTTATTACTGTTTCTAACATCTCTTTTTTATTATCCCTATTTCTGTTGTCTCTATTTCGATTATCGTTGTTTCTATTATCCTTTCCACGATTTTTATACTCATTTAAACTAAATCTTAGGTGGGAACTTGTATCTTCTAAAAATAGATCTTCAGTTGTTGGGAATACAGGAATTTTTGAATCTATATAATCCTCAATCCCAGAGAGACTATAAACATAATTCTCACAGGCTAAGGTTATAGCTTTCCCATTTTTACCTGCCCTGGCAGTTCTTCCAATTCTATGAACGTAGTTTTCAGAATCAAGGGGCAGATCATAGTTAATAACCAAAGAGAGGTCATCAACATGTAATCCCCTAGCAGCAACATCTGTAGCTACTAAAAACTTAACCTTACCCTCCTTAACACTATTTACAATACTAAGTCTCTTCTTTTGGGGTAAGTCACCCATTAAATACTCATTTTTATACCCATTATGATCCAATCTTTTAGATATTTCGTGGGCCATATGTTTTGTATTTGTGAAAATAATTGCAGAATCAGGATTTTCCCGGTTTAGAAGACCAAGAAGAATACTCATCTTTTCATCTTTCCCAACATGGTAAAGTTCCTGCTTAATAGCCTCTACTGTTAGCTGTTCAGCCTCAATAAAAATTTCCCCAGGGTTTTTCATATACTCCCATGAGATATTTCCAACACTTGGATTCATTGTAGCACTAAATAAAAGAGTAACCTTATCTTTAACATTTTTTGTTGCATTAAATATTTTTCTAATATCATCAACAAAACCCATATCAAAAAGTCTATCTGCTTCATCTACTACAAGAATTGAAAATTCACTAAACTTTATCTTTCCCTGCTTACTAAAGTCTAATAAACGACCAGGTGTAGCTATAACAATATCTACACCATTTTCTAATAGACTCTCCTGGGCTTTATAACTTGTTCCACCATAGAAACAACCCGCTTTAAAATTTAAATCCTGTCCTAAAATATCCGCTTCATCTTTTATCTGTACAGCTAATTCCCTTGTTGGAACTACAATTAGAGCCTTACTGTTTAAGTGTTTCTCTGTCTGTAATAAGTGGAATATGGATATTAAAAAAGCTGCAGTTTTACCAGTACCTGTTTGGGATTGTGCATATACATCCCTTCCTTCTAATACGTAATTGAAGGTTTTTTCCTGAACGGGAGTACATTCAGTAAAGTTTGCTTTCTGAATCCCGCTTTTAATTTCCGCACTAAATGCGTAATCGTCAAATTTCATTTTTTCTTCCTAATATTTAAGGTTTATTATATGGGATTGATCTAAAATTGTCGATACTCATTTCTCGGAACTACTTTTTATTTATATTATGTTATACTACTATATTGTAATGGAAAAATCTTTTTATATAAACTCTATAACCCCAGTAAAAGTAGAGAAGGCTCCATTTACCATGGATGTTGATACTAGGTCATTTTTAATAGGTTCTTGCTTCTCAGAAAATATATACAAAATATTTTATAATTATCATTTAAATAGTTTTAACTCCCCTTTTGGTTCTATATACAATCCTATATCAATAGCACAATCCCTAAAAAGATTAATACATGCAGAACTAATAACCAAGGAGGAGTGTATAATAAGTGATGGACTCTATCAACATTTTGATTTTCACTCAAAGGTTGGAGATACCTCCATTAATAACTACATAGAAAAGATAAACAGTTCAATTAAAGAGTCATCTATAAAACTTTTAAACAGTGACTTACTAATAATAACCCTTGGAACTGCTTTTACCTACCAGAGGGACGGAAGAAGTGTTAATAATTGCCACAAACAACCAAAATCAGAGTTTAATAGAAGGGTCTTAGAAATAGAAGAGATAGTAAAAGCATTAGAAACACCACTTATAGAGTTAAAAAAAAGAAATAACAGACTCAATATAGTTCTTACCCTAAGCCCAGTTAGGCACTTAAGGGATGACCCTAAAGAGAACTCATTAAGTAAGGCTGTTTTAAGGGTAGCAATAGATAAAATAGTAAAAGATCTTGATATTTACTACTTTCCTTCCTACGAAATACTTCTTGATGAATTAAGGGATTACAGATGGTACGATGAGTCTTTAAACCACCCTAGCAGTAGGGCTATAGAGTATATAACACAAAAGTTTTTCTTTGCAACAAGTAGTAATGGGTTAAATCAGTACCTGGAAAAGATACAAAAATTAAACAGTATGTTAAGTCATAGAATTATAAACCCCGGAAGCGAAACTTCACAAAAATTTATTAAAACCAGAGATAGACTATTACTTGAATTACAAAGGGAGTATTACTACTTAGAAAATTTAAAAGGGATTAGATCATCTCAGTATCTTTAAAATGATCAATAATCATCTCTATAAATACTTTGGTTGTTATCTTAACCTTATCACTTTTTCGATAAACAACACCAATTTTTCTACACTCATCTTTATTAAAAACTCTTCTGACATTTAAACTCTTCCCCTCTTCACCCTTTACTGCGATTCTAGGAATAACAGAGATACCAAAGTTAAGTTTTACCATCTGTTTGATAATTTCCATATTACCAACTTCCATAGCTACCTTTGGGATTGCTCCTATTAAGTCAAAATGAGTGTTTATATACTGTCTTGTATGGGCCTCTTTATCTAGGAGAATAAACTCATAATCAAGTAGGGATTTAACACTAAAGTCTTCAACCATATTTAATTCATGATTTATGGAAGTAATTACTACATCTTCTCTTACAACCAAGGGTTTACATATTAGTTTAGGATTATTTATTGGGAGCATTACTATACCAACATCACTCTCTTTATTCGCAACCATATCCGCTGCCTGATTAGAGAGTCCATTTTTAAGTATAATTTTTACTCCTGGATACTTATTTTTAAACTTTTTTAAAACTTCTGGAAGCATATAACATGCAGAGGTCATACTAGAGCTTATTGTTAACTCCCCCTCTTGTAAGTTTTTAAGAGAATCAATCCTAACTTGAGCAACTTCTATAGACTCTATTATAGAGACAGCATGTTCAAATAAAATTCTCCCAGCCTCTGAGAGTAGAACTGTTCTATTGTTTCTTTGAAATAGAGTTTCTCCTACTTCATTTTCCAAGAGTCTGATAGACTGACTTACAGCTGACTGTGTTTTATTTATTCGTTTAGCGGCATTGGAAAAACTCTTTTCAATAGCTACTGCATAAAAAATCTGTAATCTTTCTAAATTCATAACACACCTGTAGTAATTTTAGCCTTCATAGTACAAAAAAACAATAATTATAAAAAAGAAAAACCTAAGCTAAAGCTTAGGTTTTTAAGTAGTGGCGAAGGGACTTGAACCCCTGACAAAACGGATATGAGCCGTTTGCTCTACCAACTGAGCTACGCCACCTCGTTAATTGCTTTTGTAATATAGCAACCTAGTTAAAATATGTCAACTAATTGATGAAATATTTTAAAAAACTTTTCTCTCCCGTTTATCGTTTAATATTAATTCATTTAAATAATTACCAAGATAGAGATGTTTTTGATTATGTTCACTTAACTTACTAGCTCTATGTTGCAACAATCTAATAACTTTATTATATATGTTGTCCCTATTAACTCCATAATCCTCTAATACATTTTCTAATGATAAAAATAGGTAATAAAGATACTTATAATCATAAATTCCCTTTGAACTGTTAGATATATTGGTAATTTTATCAGCATATATCTTTAAAAAATTTTTATTCCCATTTACACATTCAAGTAGATACTTAAAATTATTTATCTCACTTTTTAAAATAGAGTGTTCCCTACTTCTATCGTAAAACTCTTCAATAAGAAAATAGCCATCCCTCCAGTTTAAATTCTCATCAAAAATAGTTTTATCCTCATCTTTAAACTCCGCAAGATAGATATACTCAATAGCCTTATCCCAATTCCCAGAAAAATATTCTAACTCTGATAAAAAGAAGAAACACTCAGGACTATCAACATTTGTTAATAAAACTTCCCTGGCTTCACCTTCTTTTCCAAGGTAGTAAAGAAATTTTCCTTTCCAGTTATTTAAAACTCCTAGAATATCTAAATAGTTGAAATTTTTTGCTAAAATAACCCCATGGTTAAGTAGATCTATGGACTCTTGGTAGTACCCAAGTTCTCCTAATGCCCTTGCACGTATAAACTGCAAATATAGAAACCATCTAGTTTTAAAAGAGACCCAACTATACTCAAGTAGTATCTTAGAGACCCTTAAAACACCACTAATATCCCCTTTAACAAAAAGAGCCATGGATAAAAAACATCCATTTCTAATGTATGAATAAGTATCATCAATATTTTTACTATAATTAAAATTCAGGTCAAAATAGTCTACTGATTCGTTAATACTACCTATACCTATAAGAGATAGGGCGAAGATTATCTTAGCTCTACTCTCATTATACGGTTCAGAACGAATCTGATAGTTATAATACAACTCCTTACACCTAGAAATAAGCCTTTCATCACTATTTGTTGACCAACTGTTCAAAACATCTAAGTATTCTAGGGATAGATAGTATTTATCATCTTTATTAATATTATTACCAAACTGAACATCTTTTATTACCCTCTCTAATCGGCTCTCCCTAATATTTTTATACTCTAAAATGCTTTTAAGGTTACTATTATCAGTAGCCTTATCAACTATTTTATCGGATAACTTTATTAAAAGCCCTAAATCTAAAACTTTCTGAATAAAGTTATATAATAGGTCAGTCACTTGGAACTTATAAGTCGAATTGAGTCCAATTAAGGAGATGATATAAGAGTAACTAAAAATTTTATCATAACCTAAGTTAAAAAAAGTACCTAAAAAGTTATCCCTCCACAACTTTATTTCTGAGTTTTTTAGTTTTGAAACAACTTCTAAAAGGTTATTATATCCTGGGTATAAGTTATTTTCGCCAATTAAAAGACCATCTCTTTTATATTTTTCTAACTCCTCTCTAAGGGTTATAATCTCATAACCTAACCCTTTGCAAATTAGTAAGATATCAGATGTTAATATTACTCCTTTAGTTATTAGTATTATATACAACAGTTGTAATGACTCATAACTCTTATCTTTTAATTGATCATATATAAATGAACTGCTAAAAGTACTGTTTTTAATGATTGGTAGAGGAGTTGTAAAACTACGACTTTCATTGGTAAAGATAGTAATAAAAACCCTGTTTATTAGGGATAAAAGAGTACAAAGCTCTCTAAAAAAATTATCCTCCTTATCAATTTGCAAAGTAAACATTACTCTGTATCGTTTAGAAAATGACTCAACCCATAAAAGAATCAGCTTATTAAAATGGATAACTGCATCATCTAAAATAAAACAGTCATAACTTCTTTGATTGAATTTTATAAATAGATCTTTATACATACCCCAATGGATAATCTCATCATCATCTAGATCTACACTTGGATCAAAAATTGGTTTAAGTGTAATAAGGAAGTCAATAAAAGATAAAAAGTAGTCACAGCTACCATTTAAATTAATATAAAAGATCTTATCTATGCTATTATTCCGGCTCCAGTAAACAAGATTGGTGTATATTTGATTATTAAACTCACTATTTGTTATATATAGATTACTATTTTTAAAACTAAAGTTATTCTGAAAATAACTATCAATTATTTCATGATTTATCTCCATATTATTTATCTTGAAATCCATAAATGTGTTATCAATAAGTATAAGTTTTTTATGTTTTTTCCCACTAATGTATTTTGATAGTATTTTAAAAGAGTCAGGAGTAAACCAAACTCTATTAATTCGATTAGTCATTATAGATAGATGGGCCCTCTTCTCCAAATACTCAAAATCACTATCCGGTCTAACATTGTCTACAATAATATTATACCCTACTAAATCAATATTACTACTTAAGACTTCATATACCTCTTGTAGGCAGTGGATAAAATTTATTAAAGAGTATTCATATCTTGATGGGAAGCAGCTAAGGTATGAAGAAAAATCACTAACATAACCTCCCCTTCTATCAATAACTTCAGATAAACTATTTACCAATTCACCTTCGTTTATGGAACTACTTTTTTTTAATAATTTTTTATGACTAATAACTATATATAATGATAACATAGTGACATTATAACATTAAAATAAAACTTATGTATAACTATTAATTATCATTAAATTAATAAAATAACCTTAACTTGACGCTTAGAATATGCGGTGGTATTATATATCTTAATCTGAGTACAACTTTTGTAAAATAAATTGGAGATGCCTGTGGAATTAAAAATTCGTAAAAGCTCTAATATCTATATTATAGATATACAAGGAGAGATGGATTTATACAATTCTTACAAACTTAAAGACCTAGTTATGAAAATGCTAGAGAAAAAGGTAACAAAGTTTGTAATAAATCTTGATAAGGTAGAGTATATCGATTCAAGTGGAATTGGAGCGTTAATATATATATGCTCAACTATAAAAAAGATGAACCTTCAACTACTAGTAACTAATGTTCATGGATCTGTAAAGAAGGTTATAGAACTTACAAAATTAATGGGTTATTTCCCAATGGCGGCTACTGTAAATGATGCCATAAAAACTCTTTAAAAATTAGGAGATTATATGTCGAATAAAATGATAGAGATAGATGATAATAGTAAACTATTTAATACTGAAGGCTGCTTTCATAAAGAGTTTCCTAGTGATTTAAGACAGGTTAGGTATTTTACATTATTAATTGTTCAAAAAGCACCTCCTGAGATAAAAGAGTTAAACCTTTTAGAACAACAGATTAGCGAATTAATCAAAAAT
Above is a genomic segment from Thiospirochaeta perfilievii containing:
- a CDS encoding GSCFA domain-containing protein → MEKSFYINSITPVKVEKAPFTMDVDTRSFLIGSCFSENIYKIFYNYHLNSFNSPFGSIYNPISIAQSLKRLIHAELITKEECIISDGLYQHFDFHSKVGDTSINNYIEKINSSIKESSIKLLNSDLLIITLGTAFTYQRDGRSVNNCHKQPKSEFNRRVLEIEEIVKALETPLIELKKRNNRLNIVLTLSPVRHLRDDPKENSLSKAVLRVAIDKIVKDLDIYYFPSYEILLDELRDYRWYDESLNHPSSRAIEYITQKFFFATSSNGLNQYLEKIQKLNSMLSHRIINPGSETSQKFIKTRDRLLLELQREYYYLENLKGIRSSQYL
- a CDS encoding LysR family transcriptional regulator, with the protein product MNLERLQIFYAVAIEKSFSNAAKRINKTQSAVSQSIRLLENEVGETLFQRNNRTVLLSEAGRILFEHAVSIIESIEVAQVRIDSLKNLQEGELTISSSMTSACYMLPEVLKKFKNKYPGVKIILKNGLSNQAADMVANKESDVGIVMLPINNPKLICKPLVVREDVVITSINHELNMVEDFSVKSLLDYEFILLDKEAHTRQYINTHFDLIGAIPKVAMEVGNMEIIKQMVKLNFGISVIPRIAVKGEEGKSLNVRRVFNKDECRKIGVVYRKSDKVKITTKVFIEMIIDHFKDTEMI
- a CDS encoding anti-sigma factor antagonist (This anti-anti-sigma factor, or anti-sigma factor antagonist, belongs to a family that includes characterized members SpoIIAA, RsbV, RsfA, and RsfB.) is translated as MELKIRKSSNIYIIDIQGEMDLYNSYKLKDLVMKMLEKKVTKFVINLDKVEYIDSSGIGALIYICSTIKKMNLQLLVTNVHGSVKKVIELTKLMGYFPMAATVNDAIKTL